In Silvanigrella paludirubra, the following are encoded in one genomic region:
- a CDS encoding homogentisate 1,2-dioxygenase, whose product MIDYRKLGFVSTKQHTICEYEGKMLAEHVITRDGFNDHYSILYQKRAPTHEIKSEIFKHDNPFFPNYNKESNTELKRRHFQTPIYKKEGNLLDSRATLLVNNSCTVGIANLSKSDTYFFSNSDADELFFVSEGKGVLQTVMGEIDYKKGDYLFIPKAIPYRFLPNDKSNMLIVEGKNKFGIPSEFRLAMGQLKLDAPYNHRDFHSPSRLLNIDENENYPIIVKKDNQLTIHEYTDFPYKVVGWDGWYWPFSFSVYDYQPKTSSVHLPPTIHTAFSGNKFYVMNFVPRMLDYHPKAVPCPWPHSSIDCDEVIFYVSGDFTSRKGISNYSISYHPSGIPHGPHPERYEQSIGAKYTQELAIMVDTFEPLFVTEAAMVLEDKKYHYTWDSPNHL is encoded by the coding sequence ATGATTGATTATAGAAAACTTGGTTTTGTTTCAACAAAACAACACACTATTTGTGAATATGAAGGAAAAATGCTTGCTGAACATGTTATCACTCGTGATGGTTTTAATGATCATTATTCTATATTATATCAAAAAAGAGCTCCAACTCACGAGATTAAATCTGAAATTTTTAAACATGATAATCCATTTTTTCCTAATTATAACAAAGAAAGTAATACAGAACTAAAACGCCGTCATTTTCAAACACCTATTTATAAAAAAGAAGGCAATCTTTTAGATTCTAGAGCAACATTACTTGTAAATAATAGCTGCACTGTGGGTATAGCAAATCTTTCTAAAAGCGATACGTATTTTTTCTCGAATTCTGATGCAGACGAATTATTTTTTGTCTCAGAAGGCAAAGGTGTTTTACAAACTGTAATGGGAGAAATTGATTATAAAAAGGGGGATTATCTTTTTATTCCCAAAGCAATTCCGTATCGTTTTTTACCAAATGATAAATCAAACATGCTAATTGTAGAGGGTAAAAATAAATTTGGAATTCCTTCTGAATTTAGATTAGCAATGGGTCAACTTAAACTTGATGCGCCTTATAATCATAGAGATTTTCATTCTCCAAGTAGATTATTAAATATAGATGAAAATGAGAATTATCCCATAATTGTAAAAAAAGACAATCAATTAACAATTCACGAATATACAGATTTCCCATATAAAGTTGTAGGATGGGATGGTTGGTATTGGCCTTTTTCATTCTCTGTTTATGATTATCAGCCTAAAACAAGCTCCGTGCATTTACCACCAACAATTCACACCGCTTTTAGTGGTAATAAATTTTATGTCATGAATTTTGTTCCACGAATGTTAGATTACCATCCGAAAGCAGTTCCATGCCCATGGCCACACTCGAGCATAGACTGTGATGAAGTCATTTTTTATGTGAGCGGAGATTTTACGAGCCGTAAGGGTATTTCAAATTATTCTATAAGTTATCATCCTTCCGGGATCCCACATGGACCTCATCCTGAACGTTATGAACAAAGCATTGGCGCAAAATATACGCAAGAACTTGCAATAATGGTTGACACGTTTGAGCCATTATTTGTAACAGAAGCAGCAATGGTACTTGAAGATAAAAAGTATCATTATACTTGGGATAGCCCAAATCATCTTTAA
- a CDS encoding UDP-N-acetylglucosamine--N-acetylmuramyl-(pentapeptide) pyrophosphoryl-undecaprenol N-acetylglucosamine transferase codes for MAQKESENHFNVVLTGGGTAGHVWPHFALFEASNSALAKAFQENKINVHYVGSQSGMEKDLVLSNQPTWKYYSIATGKLRRYFSLKNFTDPFLILLGIIQAFILLGKVKASIVFSKGGFVSAPVVWAAWLRGIPIIIHESDATPALATKLTIPFALKALVAFPETIKRISPLFQNRVIEIGLPIRESLFSATKEESQKYFSLSPERKTILIFGGSLGAQSLNKKMFDIIPELHNNYNIIHIVGKGNKFEIPGLSNYRQLEFLNDGMKFAYACADLAICRAGASSIFELAAARVPMILIPLGMHASRGDQIINARIFMNKGWAQSIDENTFQNNSAIQLIESTINSLEERKKALESAPTKESAMKTADLIWEILLKNENNK; via the coding sequence ATGGCTCAAAAAGAATCTGAAAATCATTTTAATGTTGTGCTTACTGGAGGCGGAACTGCTGGTCATGTTTGGCCTCATTTTGCTTTATTTGAAGCTAGTAATTCGGCACTTGCAAAAGCTTTCCAAGAAAATAAAATCAATGTTCATTATGTCGGTTCACAGTCTGGAATGGAAAAGGATCTTGTCCTCTCCAATCAGCCTACCTGGAAATACTATTCAATTGCCACTGGAAAATTACGCCGTTACTTTAGTCTAAAAAACTTTACTGATCCTTTTTTAATATTATTAGGTATAATACAAGCTTTTATATTATTAGGAAAAGTAAAAGCGTCTATTGTATTTTCTAAAGGTGGATTTGTATCAGCTCCTGTTGTTTGGGCTGCTTGGTTACGTGGCATTCCAATTATTATTCATGAAAGCGATGCTACGCCTGCATTAGCCACTAAATTAACAATTCCTTTTGCATTAAAAGCTCTTGTTGCTTTTCCTGAAACAATTAAAAGAATTTCACCATTATTTCAAAATAGAGTAATTGAAATTGGACTACCAATTAGAGAGTCTTTGTTTTCTGCAACAAAAGAAGAAAGTCAAAAATATTTTTCTTTATCTCCAGAACGAAAAACAATTTTAATTTTTGGTGGTAGTTTAGGAGCGCAAAGTTTAAATAAAAAAATGTTCGATATTATCCCTGAATTGCATAATAATTACAATATTATTCATATTGTAGGTAAGGGAAATAAATTTGAAATTCCTGGTTTATCTAACTATAGACAACTCGAATTTTTAAATGATGGCATGAAGTTTGCATACGCCTGCGCTGATCTCGCTATTTGCAGAGCGGGCGCAAGTAGTATTTTTGAATTAGCTGCAGCCCGCGTTCCCATGATTCTCATTCCATTAGGAATGCATGCAAGCAGGGGGGATCAAATTATTAATGCCCGCATTTTTATGAATAAAGGCTGGGCTCAATCCATAGATGAAAATACATTTCAAAATAACTCAGCTATTCAGCTTATTGAATCGACAATAAATTCGCTTGAAGAAAGAAAAAAAGCCCTCGAAAGTGCTCCTACAAAAGAATCTGCTATGAAAACTGCAGATCTTATATGGGAAATATTATTAAAAAATGAGAATAATAAGTAA
- the tsaE gene encoding tRNA (adenosine(37)-N6)-threonylcarbamoyltransferase complex ATPase subunit type 1 TsaE, which produces MSEINNFKLNFEKLMSQNPNDSLAEINLSFHEIPEFAKIICANLEPGDWLFLDGDLGSGKTAFTKELSISLGANEFSTSPTFSILNSELLNPLKGIKNSKILKLIHLDLYRLKNGKELIYLGLENEFNLNSSICVFEWPYNVEEEDFETLFKVTKCSRPKRIIEILINLNSDSSSRNYTVKKIL; this is translated from the coding sequence ATGTCTGAAATTAATAATTTTAAACTTAATTTTGAAAAATTAATGAGTCAAAACCCAAATGACTCATTAGCCGAAATTAATCTTAGTTTTCATGAAATACCTGAATTTGCTAAAATCATTTGTGCAAATTTAGAGCCTGGAGATTGGCTTTTTTTAGATGGAGATCTTGGTTCAGGAAAAACAGCATTTACAAAAGAATTATCAATATCTCTTGGAGCAAATGAATTTTCTACAAGCCCAACATTTTCTATTTTAAATTCTGAATTACTAAACCCATTAAAAGGCATAAAAAACTCTAAAATTCTAAAATTAATTCATTTAGATTTATATCGTTTAAAAAATGGCAAAGAACTTATTTATTTAGGTTTAGAGAACGAATTTAATTTAAATTCTTCCATTTGTGTATTTGAATGGCCTTATAATGTAGAAGAAGAAGATTTTGAAACTTTATTTAAAGTAACAAAATGCTCGAGACCAAAAAGAATTATTGAAATATTAATTAATCTCAATTCTGATAGCTCATCAAGAAATTACACCGTTAAAAAGATTTTATAG
- a CDS encoding multidrug effflux MFS transporter gives MNIAEFKKNLLQDKISSAQEWFFIISVSLLCMIVFISSDVFLPFLPEMTKYFNTSMSLSQMSLTAFIVGLSLGQIPHGLLSDRFGRKSILNLMIPMFLLATLGCIFSKNIEFFIICRFFQAISASACIVIGRSLFSDVFEPLKAQRAFAVLVPLVSLSPALAPSIGGALSIYFSWRSSFVFVFIFGLIISLFVFIFLPETKPIEKRTKNLSLLSILNNFYIMLTDLKLLYYIFIVCFSTAVWWVYAAGAPLMFHKMDYSAAIIGLLYLPAVIPYFTTSLIARSLLKTKSVNYILNIGINGMMISCLLLFLLESFNALNVWTLMISVTLVTGSNGFLLSTAMSAGILHFSKNSGLVSGLLGTLQLLAGAFSAALIGLFANVFDKHYYVNLTILFIVCGSILSYVLKRKVIKHEAIKSF, from the coding sequence ATGAATATAGCTGAATTTAAAAAAAATCTGTTACAAGATAAAATTTCAAGTGCCCAAGAATGGTTTTTTATTATATCTGTTTCTTTATTGTGTATGATTGTTTTTATTTCTTCTGATGTATTTTTACCTTTTTTGCCAGAAATGACAAAATATTTTAATACTTCGATGAGTTTGTCACAAATGTCTTTAACCGCTTTTATTGTTGGATTATCTCTTGGTCAAATTCCGCATGGGCTATTGTCTGATCGTTTTGGAAGAAAATCAATTTTGAATCTAATGATACCTATGTTTTTGTTAGCAACTTTAGGCTGTATTTTTTCTAAAAATATAGAATTTTTTATTATTTGTCGATTTTTTCAAGCAATTTCTGCATCTGCCTGTATCGTAATAGGGCGTTCTCTATTCTCTGATGTTTTTGAACCTTTAAAAGCTCAAAGAGCATTTGCTGTATTAGTTCCTTTAGTATCCCTTTCCCCCGCTTTAGCACCTTCTATTGGGGGAGCTTTATCTATTTACTTTTCATGGCGTTCAAGTTTTGTGTTTGTATTTATCTTTGGATTGATAATTAGCTTATTTGTTTTTATCTTTTTACCTGAAACAAAACCAATTGAAAAAAGAACTAAAAATTTAAGTTTACTTAGTATTTTAAATAATTTTTATATTATGTTAACAGATTTAAAGTTACTTTATTATATATTCATTGTTTGTTTTTCAACTGCTGTTTGGTGGGTCTATGCAGCAGGTGCTCCATTGATGTTCCATAAAATGGATTATTCTGCAGCAATAATTGGTTTATTATACCTTCCAGCCGTTATTCCTTATTTTACAACTTCACTTATTGCTCGTTCATTGCTTAAAACTAAATCTGTAAATTATATTTTAAATATTGGTATAAATGGCATGATGATAAGTTGTTTACTTCTTTTTTTATTAGAGTCATTTAATGCTCTTAATGTTTGGACATTAATGATTTCTGTAACTTTAGTAACAGGTAGCAATGGATTTTTGCTTAGTACAGCAATGTCTGCTGGGATTCTTCATTTTTCTAAAAATTCAGGACTAGTATCTGGATTACTTGGTACCTTACAATTATTAGCGGGAGCTTTTTCAGCAGCTTTAATAGGATTATTTGCGAATGTTTTTGATAAGCATTATTATGTAAACTTAACGATATTATTTATAGTTTGTGGTAGTATATTATCTTATGTTTTAAAAAGAAAAGTAATAAAACATGAAGCTATAAAATCTTTTTAA
- a CDS encoding ABC transporter substrate-binding protein has protein sequence MLFYLNKKEKTFIKLFLFIFIIFFHNYANSISITFIVPGKSNEDFWVNSAEFTRAAALNLGFEFEVLYAERDRLYMLELAKNVSERKQKPDFVFIVNEKQAAPQMLQVLNKNKIHTILTHIDLTEDQKEVLKTPRENLKYWLATIYPDNVNAGYQIANEIYKKTKKNVKNKKNYSLVAINGDKSTKASLERELGLNQFLLEHKNITLYQIISAEWERQLAYEKMLLIQKRYHDIDMIWAANDPIALGALKAVKEKNRKPGKDIFIGGLNWQQEALQEIKNGSLSISLGGHFMTGACAVIILYDYLHGIDIKEKNYEMNLKIFSTINENEAEEYTKYLDRSHWKKINFKKLSKFLNPQLNDYDFDAKKILKSINNN, from the coding sequence ATGTTATTTTATTTGAATAAAAAAGAAAAAACATTTATAAAATTATTTTTATTCATCTTTATTATTTTTTTTCATAATTATGCAAATTCAATATCTATTACTTTCATTGTCCCAGGAAAATCTAATGAAGATTTTTGGGTAAATTCTGCCGAGTTTACAAGAGCAGCTGCTCTAAATTTAGGTTTTGAATTTGAAGTATTATATGCTGAAAGAGATAGATTATATATGCTTGAATTAGCTAAAAATGTGTCAGAAAGAAAACAAAAACCAGACTTTGTTTTTATTGTCAATGAAAAACAAGCAGCTCCTCAAATGCTTCAAGTGTTAAATAAAAACAAAATACATACAATATTAACTCATATAGATTTAACAGAAGATCAAAAAGAAGTTTTAAAAACTCCTAGAGAAAATTTAAAATATTGGCTTGCCACTATTTATCCAGATAATGTAAATGCAGGTTATCAAATTGCTAATGAAATTTATAAAAAAACAAAAAAAAATGTTAAAAACAAAAAAAATTACTCACTAGTAGCAATTAATGGAGATAAATCAACAAAAGCTTCATTGGAAAGAGAGCTTGGATTAAATCAGTTTTTATTAGAGCATAAAAATATAACATTATATCAAATTATTTCTGCTGAATGGGAAAGGCAACTAGCATATGAAAAAATGCTTTTAATACAAAAAAGATATCACGACATTGATATGATCTGGGCCGCAAATGACCCCATAGCCCTAGGTGCTTTAAAAGCAGTTAAAGAGAAAAATAGAAAACCGGGTAAAGATATTTTTATAGGAGGTTTAAATTGGCAACAAGAAGCGCTTCAAGAAATAAAAAATGGTTCATTATCTATTTCTTTAGGCGGGCATTTTATGACGGGAGCCTGTGCTGTAATTATTTTGTATGATTATTTGCATGGAATTGACATAAAAGAAAAAAATTATGAAATGAATTTAAAGATTTTTTCTACTATCAATGAAAATGAAGCTGAAGAATATACTAAATACTTGGATAGATCACATTGGAAAAAAATTAATTTTAAAAAATTATCAAAATTTTTAAACCCTCAACTAAATGATTATGATTTTGATGCAAAAAAAATATTAAAATCCATTAATAACAATTAA
- a CDS encoding MepB family protein, whose translation MERVLQNIPTFEKIPFQYSIIKNFIAILNLKITKNPLSELESAEYGACQFEIESKNIIFRVAKTTPTKIGQFVTLWKRPNSNSDIAPFDFEDHFKFIMIFVYNDLNSGVFLFNKNILTKKGVISLHNKGGKRAIRVYPPWCNPDSKQAISSQKWQCEYYISLDQTTEKETSLFKNILNS comes from the coding sequence ATGGAAAGAGTTTTGCAAAATATTCCAACTTTTGAAAAAATACCATTTCAATATTCAATTATTAAAAATTTTATTGCAATCTTAAATTTAAAGATTACTAAAAATCCTTTAAGTGAATTAGAAAGCGCTGAATATGGCGCTTGTCAATTTGAAATTGAAAGCAAAAATATAATATTCAGAGTTGCAAAAACAACTCCTACGAAAATAGGGCAATTTGTAACACTTTGGAAACGCCCAAATTCTAATTCTGATATTGCACCATTTGATTTTGAAGATCATTTTAAATTCATAATGATTTTTGTTTATAATGATTTAAATTCAGGAGTATTTCTTTTTAATAAAAATATTCTTACAAAAAAAGGAGTTATCTCTTTACATAATAAAGGAGGAAAAAGAGCAATCCGAGTTTATCCACCATGGTGTAATCCTGATTCAAAACAAGCAATATCTTCTCAAAAGTGGCAATGCGAATATTATATTTCTCTAGATCAAACTACAGAAAAAGAAACAAGTTTATTTAAAAATATTTTAAATTCTTAA
- a CDS encoding SDR family oxidoreductase → MKILLTGATGYIGKRLLPELLDKNHEVYCCVRDKKRFDLSKFKNKKVHLIEVDFLKEETLIHIPKDIDIAYYLIHSMSTDNDDFKILENISALNFKNYMEKTSVKQVIYLSGIINDTILSKHLESRKNVENILSNSSYALTTLRAGIIVGSGSASFEIIRDLVEKLPVMIAPKWVKTKTQPIAIRNVIEYLSGVMENKETYNKSYDIGGPDILTYKEMLLQFAYIRKLRRKIFEVPVMTPRLSSYWLYFVTATSYSLAKNLVDSMKIEVICKENNLKNMLNINLIDYKESIRIAFDKIEHNQVLSSWKDAQTSSILSDGISSHLEVPSYGCFLDVRKEKSENVEKSIEKIWSIGGINGWYSGDFLWKIRGFIDQICGGVGLRRGRKNQTEISAGDALDFWRVLIADKENKRILLYAEMRLPGEAWLEFKIDQNNNVIQTATFRPLGVFGRFYWFIVLPFHGYIFNGMIKKIAKG, encoded by the coding sequence ATGAAAATACTTTTAACAGGAGCTACTGGCTATATTGGAAAAAGATTATTACCAGAGCTTTTAGATAAAAATCATGAAGTATACTGCTGTGTAAGAGACAAAAAAAGGTTTGATTTAAGTAAGTTTAAAAATAAAAAAGTTCATTTAATTGAAGTTGATTTTTTAAAAGAAGAAACACTTATTCATATTCCTAAAGATATAGATATCGCTTATTATTTAATTCATTCTATGTCTACAGATAATGACGATTTTAAAATTTTAGAAAATATATCTGCATTAAATTTCAAAAATTATATGGAAAAAACTTCTGTCAAACAAGTTATCTATTTGAGTGGTATTATAAATGATACTATTTTATCAAAACACTTAGAATCAAGAAAAAATGTTGAGAATATTTTATCAAATTCTTCTTACGCCCTAACAACATTGAGAGCAGGAATTATTGTTGGTTCTGGTAGTGCATCATTTGAAATAATTCGAGATTTAGTAGAAAAATTACCAGTCATGATAGCACCAAAATGGGTTAAAACAAAAACTCAACCTATTGCCATTAGAAATGTAATTGAATATTTATCCGGAGTCATGGAGAATAAAGAAACGTATAATAAAAGTTATGATATCGGTGGTCCTGATATTTTAACTTATAAAGAAATGTTATTGCAATTTGCATATATAAGAAAACTAAGAAGAAAAATATTTGAAGTTCCTGTCATGACACCTCGATTATCTTCATATTGGCTTTATTTTGTAACTGCAACAAGCTATTCTTTAGCAAAAAATTTAGTTGATAGCATGAAAATAGAAGTAATATGTAAAGAAAATAACTTAAAAAACATGCTAAATATCAATTTAATTGATTATAAAGAGTCAATTCGTATCGCTTTTGATAAAATTGAACATAATCAAGTGCTATCAAGTTGGAAAGATGCTCAAACGAGCTCTATTTTAAGCGATGGAATTTCCTCGCACTTAGAAGTACCAAGTTATGGATGCTTTTTAGATGTCAGAAAAGAAAAATCAGAAAATGTAGAAAAATCTATAGAAAAAATATGGTCAATTGGTGGTATAAATGGATGGTATTCTGGAGACTTTCTTTGGAAAATAAGAGGATTTATTGACCAAATATGTGGCGGTGTTGGACTAAGAAGAGGTAGAAAAAATCAAACTGAAATATCAGCAGGTGACGCTTTAGATTTTTGGAGAGTCTTAATTGCAGATAAAGAAAATAAAAGAATATTATTATATGCAGAAATGAGACTTCCAGGCGAAGCTTGGTTAGAGTTTAAAATTGATCAAAATAATAATGTAATTCAAACAGCAACCTTTAGACCATTAGGAGTTTTTGGTAGGTTTTATTGGTTTATTGTATTGCCATTTCATGGTTATATTTTTAATGGAATGATTAAAAAAATTGCTAAAGGATAG
- a CDS encoding proline--tRNA ligase, translated as MRMSKLVGRTIKETPRDSELPSHKFMLRGGFMRQYSAGIYGILPIGMRCIAKIEKICKEEMNAVEGQEIRMPCTATKELWEETGRYQTFGKDMMKFKDRHEKPMVLNPTHEEPVVYLARTEITSYRQLPVMMYQIQSKFRDEPRPRGGLIRLREFTMKDAYSFHANEEDLKQYYDRVYDAYNRFFKRTGCKNFVSVMSDNGLFGGKYSHEFQMLAPTGEDKLITCPHCKYSANEEISTSPFVIKKQTEVSMTKEHTPNAKTIELLTNMLKIPAEQTAKAVMFQTLEGVPVISFVRGDLEVIDKKVRTLVKSEVVTATHESIVKAGAVAGSTGPIGLNLNECYVVIDHTVAKSNNLATGANEKDYHYVNFNLERDFLSKLTESEKKKVIIGDIAAAREGDPCPNCNSSLKETRGIEIGNIFHLGTKYSEGMECTYLDQNGKKQYPIMGCYGIGITRLLPAIIEESHDDRGPILPLPISPFEIHFCVLNRKENIIIEKSEELYQSLTKQGLEVLMDDRDEKPGSQFADADLMGIPFRIILSPKTYAEGCVELKYRDNRSEPRKVKLEEIENILLSEIKDEYRKYNSL; from the coding sequence ATGCGCATGTCCAAATTAGTTGGTAGAACAATTAAAGAAACACCACGTGATAGCGAATTACCAAGTCATAAATTTATGCTCAGAGGCGGTTTTATGCGCCAGTACTCAGCAGGAATTTATGGCATTTTACCAATTGGAATGCGCTGTATCGCTAAAATTGAAAAAATTTGTAAAGAAGAAATGAATGCTGTTGAAGGGCAAGAAATAAGAATGCCTTGTACAGCAACTAAAGAGCTATGGGAAGAAACAGGGCGTTACCAAACTTTTGGAAAAGATATGATGAAGTTTAAAGATCGTCATGAAAAACCAATGGTATTAAACCCAACACATGAAGAACCTGTGGTTTATTTAGCTCGTACGGAAATCACGAGTTATCGTCAGTTACCAGTTATGATGTATCAAATTCAATCTAAATTTCGTGATGAACCTCGTCCGCGCGGTGGATTAATTCGTTTGCGTGAGTTTACAATGAAAGATGCTTATAGTTTTCATGCAAATGAAGAAGATTTAAAGCAATACTATGATCGTGTATATGATGCCTATAATCGTTTCTTTAAGCGTACGGGCTGTAAAAATTTTGTGAGTGTAATGTCAGATAATGGTTTATTTGGTGGAAAATATTCTCATGAATTTCAAATGCTCGCTCCAACTGGTGAAGATAAATTAATAACATGTCCTCATTGCAAATATAGTGCTAATGAAGAAATATCGACTTCACCATTTGTAATTAAAAAACAAACAGAAGTTTCTATGACAAAAGAGCATACCCCAAATGCAAAAACAATAGAACTTTTAACGAATATGTTAAAAATTCCAGCTGAACAAACAGCAAAAGCAGTCATGTTTCAAACCTTAGAAGGAGTTCCTGTTATCTCCTTTGTAAGGGGTGATCTTGAGGTTATTGATAAAAAAGTGCGAACATTAGTTAAATCTGAAGTTGTAACAGCAACTCATGAATCTATCGTAAAGGCAGGAGCTGTTGCGGGGAGTACAGGTCCAATAGGTTTAAATTTAAATGAATGTTATGTCGTAATTGATCATACCGTTGCAAAAAGCAATAATTTAGCTACGGGTGCCAATGAAAAAGATTATCATTATGTGAATTTTAATTTAGAAAGAGACTTTTTGTCTAAGTTAACAGAATCAGAAAAAAAGAAAGTCATAATTGGAGATATTGCCGCTGCAAGAGAAGGTGATCCATGCCCTAATTGTAACTCTAGCTTAAAAGAAACACGTGGCATTGAAATTGGGAATATTTTCCATTTAGGAACAAAATATTCAGAAGGTATGGAATGTACCTATTTAGATCAAAATGGAAAAAAACAATACCCTATTATGGGATGCTATGGAATTGGTATAACAAGACTTCTTCCTGCTATTATTGAAGAAAGTCATGATGACAGAGGTCCTATATTACCTCTACCTATTTCTCCATTTGAAATACATTTTTGTGTTTTAAATAGAAAAGAAAATATTATTATAGAAAAATCCGAAGAGCTTTACCAAAGCTTAACAAAGCAAGGTTTAGAAGTTTTAATGGACGATCGTGATGAAAAACCAGGATCACAATTTGCAGATGCCGATCTAATGGGAATTCCATTTCGTATTATTCTTTCACCAAAAACTTATGCAGAAGGCTGTGTAGAGTTGAAATACCGTGATAATAGATCAGAACCACGTAAGGTTAAATTAGAAGAAATTGAAAATATTTTATTATCAGAAATTAAAGATGAATATAGAAAATACAATTCGCTTTAA
- a CDS encoding class I SAM-dependent methyltransferase, producing the protein MEIYKKPPDFKEVANKWWTQDRLKKIMGDKNYTITPLNAPLLLRSLGLLNSDASISPDNLKKFIQINHMFNLLEPHFEDLVKRHKKVCILDAGCGKSYLTFLLAWCFIEKWKHPVEIIGVDTNTKIIKSCNEKAEKLGYSSILKFESASMLTYKWDKETRPNAVVALHACDTATDMALSFAIKQKADFIAVAPCCQAELARKWKDSETSHPMSPVFHTPQVRREIAAHFTDALRICLVRSKGYEVTATEFVPSAHTPKNRLITCIRRGNHLESAEKEFVSLKEHIGGNVITLEELLLNEI; encoded by the coding sequence ATGGAAATTTATAAAAAGCCACCAGATTTCAAAGAAGTTGCCAATAAATGGTGGACACAAGATCGACTTAAAAAAATTATGGGTGATAAAAACTACACAATAACTCCATTAAATGCGCCGTTATTGTTACGTTCATTAGGTCTATTAAACTCTGATGCTTCTATTTCTCCTGATAATTTAAAAAAGTTTATTCAAATTAATCATATGTTTAATTTGTTAGAACCGCATTTTGAAGATCTTGTAAAAAGACATAAAAAAGTTTGTATTTTAGATGCAGGATGTGGAAAATCTTATCTTACATTTTTATTAGCATGGTGTTTTATAGAAAAATGGAAACATCCTGTAGAAATAATTGGCGTTGATACAAATACAAAAATTATAAAAAGCTGTAACGAAAAAGCTGAAAAATTAGGATATAGCTCTATATTAAAATTTGAATCTGCTTCTATGTTAACTTACAAATGGGATAAAGAAACAAGGCCGAATGCTGTGGTAGCGCTTCATGCATGCGATACTGCAACAGATATGGCACTTTCATTTGCCATTAAACAAAAAGCCGATTTTATTGCTGTTGCTCCTTGTTGCCAAGCAGAACTAGCTCGTAAATGGAAAGATAGTGAAACAAGTCATCCTATGTCTCCAGTATTTCATACTCCTCAGGTTCGTAGAGAAATTGCAGCACATTTTACAGATGCGCTCAGAATTTGTTTAGTACGCTCTAAAGGCTATGAAGTGACAGCTACAGAGTTTGTGCCATCTGCTCATACCCCGAAAAATCGTTTGATTACTTGTATTAGAAGAGGTAATCATCTTGAATCTGCTGAAAAAGAATTTGTTTCTTTAAAAGAACATATTGGCGGCAATGTCATTACTCTTGAAGAACTTTTATTGAATGAAATTTAA